Proteins encoded together in one Planctomyces sp. SH-PL14 window:
- a CDS encoding universal stress protein, translating to MSFQRIAVPLDLSESSLAALQAGCDLASRYGAELHLLHIVESRPSAAMAKPEPYPTQPAEAKLAGVVVSAIGIPSIHRAVLVGDPVDGILQYVKAQYIDLVVMGSHGRTGISHLLLGSVAEVVVRRAPYPVLVIRPRTPELRTAS from the coding sequence ATGAGTTTTCAGCGGATCGCTGTCCCTCTCGACCTGAGCGAAAGCAGCCTTGCAGCGCTGCAGGCGGGGTGCGACCTGGCGAGCCGGTACGGTGCGGAACTGCACCTGCTCCACATTGTCGAGTCCCGGCCCAGTGCCGCCATGGCCAAGCCCGAGCCTTATCCCACGCAGCCAGCCGAAGCCAAACTGGCGGGGGTGGTCGTCTCCGCGATCGGCATTCCGTCCATTCATCGAGCGGTCCTTGTCGGCGATCCGGTTGACGGGATCCTGCAGTATGTGAAAGCTCAGTACATTGACCTCGTCGTCATGGGGTCTCATGGCCGGACTGGGATCTCCCACTTGCTTCTGGGAAGCGTTGCCGAGGTAGTCGTCCGGCGCGCCCCTTATCCCGTGCTCGTGATTCGCCCCAGGACTCCCGAGCTGAGGACCGCATCCTGA
- a CDS encoding response regulator encodes MRNRPSILVVDDELDICQNLADILADQDYDVDIASSGQAALDCAARKSYDVALLDLKMPEMDGIALYRKLREIRPEIVAIILTAYASDPTIRSAVHLGAWRVLPKPVDLFRLFSLLGDAVKQPLVLVVDDDRALCENLWDLFREWNLRVCVAHTEPEALCRIHERAYQVVLVDLKLPEGDGRNLIGQVHVTRPDARTILITAHAESVGDATTDTRPPDAVCLKPFDLERLRTTIARLTASPPREE; translated from the coding sequence ATGCGAAATCGCCCCTCCATCCTCGTCGTCGACGACGAACTCGACATCTGCCAGAACCTCGCCGACATCCTGGCCGATCAAGATTACGACGTCGACATCGCCAGCAGCGGCCAGGCGGCTCTCGACTGCGCCGCCCGCAAGTCCTACGACGTCGCCCTCCTCGACCTCAAGATGCCGGAGATGGACGGCATCGCGCTCTACCGGAAACTCCGGGAGATCCGCCCCGAAATTGTGGCGATCATCCTGACTGCCTACGCCAGTGACCCGACGATTCGCAGCGCCGTCCATCTCGGAGCCTGGCGGGTCCTGCCAAAACCAGTCGACCTCTTCCGCCTCTTCTCGCTGCTGGGAGACGCTGTTAAGCAGCCGCTGGTCCTAGTGGTCGACGACGACCGGGCCCTCTGCGAGAACCTGTGGGACCTGTTCCGGGAGTGGAACCTGCGCGTCTGCGTCGCCCACACGGAACCCGAAGCCCTGTGCCGCATCCACGAGCGGGCCTACCAGGTGGTCCTGGTCGACCTCAAGCTCCCCGAAGGGGACGGCCGGAACCTGATCGGACAGGTCCACGTCACCCGTCCCGACGCCCGGACGATCCTCATCACTGCCCATGCCGAAAGCGTGGGGGACGCCACGACGGACACCCGGCCGCCCGACGCCGTCTGCCTCAAACCGTTCGATCTGGAGAGGCTGCGGACGACGATCGCCAGGCTGACCGCGAGCCCCCCCCGAGAGGAGTGA
- a CDS encoding efflux RND transporter periplasmic adaptor subunit: MVPIRPARKTLRRIVELPGRVEAYEVAPLHAKVTGYVESIPVDIGDSVAGPKGDGPTATPGAELCRLLVPELREELAQKAALVGQAVAEVAQAEAAVKVAEAGLQSAHARVQEAEATVAREEATYKRWVSEFERITQLVESGAVTRKVLEETKAQLDAAAAGRQEVTARIASVQALAREAVAGLEKARADLTATLSRQKVAEAEQRRLEAMVGYSVVRAPFDGVIVERNVHTGHLVRTGGGSGAGDRPLLTIMKIDPVRVFVDVPEGDAVYVDAGTKATIKVPSLAGDPLAAPVTRTSWSLNATSRTLTAEIDVANASKRLRPGLYVQVALTVAELEDVLSLPRTAIFTQDKRTCCYTIGADGKVVLTPVTLGLQAGNELEVRSGLTGDEQVIGANTSAFRPGLPVEIGKP, translated from the coding sequence GTGGTGCCGATCCGCCCCGCGCGGAAGACGCTGCGGCGGATCGTCGAGCTCCCCGGACGCGTCGAGGCGTACGAGGTCGCTCCCCTCCACGCGAAAGTGACCGGATACGTCGAGTCGATCCCGGTCGACATCGGCGATTCCGTCGCCGGGCCGAAAGGAGACGGACCGACCGCGACGCCCGGGGCGGAGCTGTGCCGGCTGCTCGTGCCGGAGCTTCGCGAAGAGCTCGCCCAGAAGGCGGCTCTCGTCGGCCAGGCGGTGGCGGAAGTCGCGCAAGCTGAGGCGGCGGTCAAGGTGGCCGAGGCGGGCCTGCAGTCCGCCCACGCCCGTGTGCAGGAGGCGGAAGCAACCGTGGCCCGCGAGGAGGCGACCTACAAGCGATGGGTGTCAGAGTTTGAGCGGATCACGCAGCTCGTCGAGAGCGGGGCGGTCACCCGCAAGGTCCTGGAAGAGACCAAGGCGCAGCTGGATGCGGCGGCCGCGGGGCGGCAGGAAGTGACCGCCCGCATCGCCTCCGTGCAGGCGCTCGCCCGCGAGGCGGTGGCGGGGCTCGAGAAGGCCCGGGCGGACCTGACGGCGACCCTTTCCCGGCAGAAGGTGGCCGAGGCGGAACAGCGGCGGCTGGAGGCGATGGTCGGGTACTCGGTGGTCCGGGCCCCGTTCGACGGCGTGATCGTCGAGCGGAACGTTCACACCGGCCACCTCGTGCGAACAGGGGGCGGAAGCGGCGCGGGGGACCGGCCGCTGCTGACGATCATGAAGATCGATCCGGTGCGGGTGTTCGTCGACGTTCCGGAGGGGGACGCGGTGTACGTCGACGCCGGGACGAAGGCGACGATCAAGGTCCCCTCGCTGGCGGGCGATCCGCTGGCGGCCCCGGTCACCCGGACGAGCTGGTCCCTCAACGCCACCTCCCGGACGCTGACTGCCGAGATCGACGTGGCAAACGCGTCGAAGCGGCTGCGGCCCGGGCTGTACGTGCAGGTCGCGCTGACCGTGGCGGAGCTCGAAGACGTTCTCAGTCTCCCCCGGACGGCGATCTTCACGCAGGACAAGCGGACCTGCTGCTACACGATCGGAGCGGACGGGAAGGTCGTTCTCACGCCGGTTACTCTAGGGCTGCAGGCGGGGAACGAGCTGGAGGTCCGAAGCGGCCTGACGGGGGATGAGCAGGTGATCGGCGCGAACACGTCCGCGTTCCGGCCGGGGCTGCCGGTGGAGATTGGCAAGCCGTAG
- a CDS encoding TolC family protein, whose protein sequence is MVRPGPCRLLAPLLLGVLGCASSPRGPLASKPAESPSAGGPVSTSAGLSAGTAAARASCPRSPRPGASNSTPDLGTSRTIQTVSDEQLTEDEKPNSSAVPESIIPAAESVRSDDSTEAPDETTSVRPEETTPAAVYSLTLSDVIGLAEQQNPNVILARERINEAYARVDRADALWLPSLRAGLNYNHHEGAIQDVAGRVFNTTRSSFYGGMGANAVGAGSPAVPGLIAQFHLTDAIFQPRAAAHQAASRQYGAAAVRNDILRDTAVAYLELIRSERALAIAAEALDNTQKLTDLTRQYAKAGEGLQSDHERMEAELALRQDRLISAEEDVQVASARLAQLLHANPACQIVSGEPMVVPLSILLLDKTPAEFVAMGLCRRPELAEHQHLVCEAVERMKREKLAPLIPSVLLGISYGGMGGSVGSSIRNTDDRLDADAVAYWEIRNLGYGERAARDEASSLVRQAQWRQVALLDRIAREVSEAHSQASQRERRVERARAAIQAAEKSYALNLQRIENVQGLPIEVLQAIQALATSRQTYLNAVIDYNIAQFQLCRAIGWFEGA, encoded by the coding sequence ATGGTTCGCCCCGGCCCCTGTCGTCTTCTCGCTCCGCTGCTGCTGGGCGTCCTGGGCTGCGCATCGTCTCCCCGTGGACCGCTCGCTTCGAAGCCGGCCGAAAGCCCGAGTGCCGGCGGCCCTGTCTCGACCTCGGCCGGACTCAGCGCGGGGACCGCGGCCGCCCGGGCATCCTGCCCCCGCTCACCCCGTCCGGGGGCATCGAATAGCACCCCGGACCTGGGGACCAGCCGAACGATTCAGACGGTCAGCGACGAGCAGCTCACTGAGGACGAGAAACCCAACTCCTCCGCTGTTCCCGAGAGCATCATCCCCGCCGCGGAGTCGGTCCGTTCCGACGACTCGACCGAGGCGCCGGACGAAACCACATCGGTCCGCCCGGAAGAGACCACACCGGCGGCCGTCTACTCGCTCACCCTTTCCGACGTCATCGGGCTGGCGGAGCAGCAGAACCCCAACGTGATTCTCGCCCGGGAACGGATTAACGAGGCCTACGCTCGCGTCGACCGGGCCGACGCGCTCTGGCTCCCGTCCCTCCGCGCGGGGCTCAACTATAACCACCACGAAGGGGCGATCCAGGACGTCGCCGGGAGAGTCTTCAACACGACGCGGAGTTCATTCTACGGGGGCATGGGCGCGAACGCCGTCGGAGCCGGATCCCCCGCGGTCCCGGGCCTGATCGCCCAGTTCCATCTCACCGACGCCATCTTCCAGCCCCGGGCCGCGGCCCATCAGGCGGCCTCCCGGCAGTACGGCGCCGCGGCCGTGCGCAACGACATCCTCCGTGACACCGCAGTCGCCTACCTGGAACTCATCCGCTCCGAGCGAGCCCTCGCCATCGCCGCCGAGGCTCTCGACAACACCCAGAAGCTGACCGATCTCACTCGCCAGTATGCTAAGGCGGGCGAAGGGCTGCAGTCGGACCACGAACGGATGGAGGCGGAACTCGCCCTCCGCCAAGACCGGCTGATCAGTGCCGAGGAAGACGTGCAGGTCGCTTCCGCGCGGCTCGCTCAACTCCTGCACGCGAATCCCGCCTGTCAGATCGTGAGCGGCGAGCCGATGGTGGTCCCGCTGTCGATCCTCCTCCTCGACAAGACTCCCGCGGAGTTCGTCGCGATGGGGCTCTGCCGGCGTCCGGAGCTGGCGGAGCACCAGCACCTTGTGTGCGAGGCGGTCGAGCGGATGAAGCGGGAGAAGCTCGCGCCGCTGATCCCCAGCGTCCTGTTGGGTATCAGCTACGGGGGCATGGGCGGGAGCGTCGGCAGCTCGATCCGCAATACCGACGACCGCCTCGATGCCGATGCGGTCGCCTACTGGGAGATCCGCAACCTCGGCTACGGCGAGCGGGCGGCCCGCGACGAAGCGTCGTCGCTCGTCCGTCAGGCGCAGTGGCGGCAGGTCGCGCTCCTCGACCGCATCGCCCGCGAAGTCTCCGAGGCGCACAGTCAGGCCTCGCAGCGGGAGCGCCGCGTCGAACGGGCGCGCGCCGCGATTCAGGCGGCCGAGAAGTCCTACGCCCTCAACCTGCAGCGGATCGAGAACGTCCAGGGCCTTCCGATCGAGGTCCTGCAGGCGATCCAGGCTCTGGCGACGTCGCGCCAGACGTACCTCAACGCCGTGATCGACTACAACATCGCCCAGTTCCAACTCTGCCGCGCCATCGGCTGGTTCGAAGGCGCGTAA
- a CDS encoding sulfite exporter TauE/SafE family protein, whose protein sequence is MSELPLVFLGGLLGSSHCVGMCGGFALLVGMSTTSCRQNVAAQLVYSSGRLMTYTVLGGAAGLAGGRLVERVPALANAPAILSLLAGLFLIGEGLFATGVIRRRRPRSGPAAACLAGPLFGAILRTPGFQNVFTAGVLTGLLPCGLVYAFLSLAASTHDLLRGMTTMTMFGLGTMPLMLLTGSGAMLLGPEARKRLFRAAAWCVVATGLLTAWRGYQFWNAPVEPGATPCPFCTVSAPVHPELDTTS, encoded by the coding sequence ATGAGCGAGCTTCCGCTGGTTTTCCTGGGCGGCCTCCTGGGATCGTCGCACTGTGTCGGGATGTGCGGCGGGTTTGCGCTGCTGGTCGGGATGTCGACCACGTCGTGCCGGCAGAATGTCGCGGCGCAGCTCGTGTACAGCAGCGGCCGGTTGATGACGTACACCGTTCTGGGAGGGGCGGCGGGGCTTGCGGGAGGGCGGCTCGTCGAGCGGGTTCCAGCCCTGGCGAACGCGCCGGCGATTCTGTCTCTCCTGGCGGGGTTGTTCCTGATCGGGGAAGGGTTGTTCGCGACGGGCGTCATCCGTCGGCGGCGTCCTCGATCGGGGCCGGCGGCCGCCTGTCTGGCGGGGCCGTTGTTCGGGGCGATCCTGCGGACACCCGGGTTTCAGAACGTATTCACGGCCGGTGTCCTGACCGGGCTGCTGCCGTGCGGTCTCGTTTACGCCTTCCTGTCGCTGGCGGCGAGTACGCACGACCTGCTGCGCGGAATGACGACCATGACAATGTTCGGGCTAGGGACGATGCCGCTCATGCTTCTGACCGGCTCCGGAGCGATGCTTCTGGGGCCTGAGGCACGGAAGCGCTTGTTCCGCGCGGCGGCGTGGTGCGTTGTCGCGACCGGGCTTCTGACGGCCTGGCGGGGCTATCAGTTCTGGAATGCGCCTGTCGAACCGGGCGCAACACCTTGCCCGTTCTGCACGGTCTCAGCGCCGGTACATCCAGAGCTTGACACCACCTCGTGA
- a CDS encoding NAD(P)-dependent alcohol dehydrogenase, whose product MKAFVMEGIGRVGFMQKPIPEPGPNDAVVKTTRALVCTSDIHTVKGAIGPRQALTLGHEGVGVVATLGSAVRGLREGQRVLAGAITPCFRCENCQRGFTSQCSGLLGGWKFANVKDGVFAEYFHVNDAEANLTPIPDGISDDVAVYCADMLSTGFMGAENAAIPLGGTVAVFAQGPVGLMATVGARLLGAGLVIAVEGRPDRQALARRYGADEIVDPGSGNVVEEVLSLTGGLGVDSAIECYGAQATFEACVKVTRPGGTISNTGYYGHGDSVDIPRVEWGVGMGDKTIRGGLCPGGRVRMNRLLRLIETGRVDPSLMTTHRVPFSEVDRAVRLMETKEEGIIKPLITFD is encoded by the coding sequence ATGAAGGCATTTGTTATGGAGGGGATCGGTCGAGTTGGCTTCATGCAGAAGCCGATCCCCGAACCTGGTCCCAACGACGCAGTGGTCAAGACGACGCGGGCTCTCGTCTGCACGTCGGACATCCACACAGTCAAAGGGGCGATCGGCCCCCGCCAGGCGCTGACCCTGGGACACGAAGGGGTGGGAGTCGTCGCGACGCTGGGGAGCGCGGTCCGTGGCCTGCGGGAGGGACAGCGCGTCTTGGCCGGGGCGATCACCCCGTGCTTTCGTTGTGAGAACTGCCAGCGGGGCTTCACGTCGCAGTGCTCGGGACTGCTGGGGGGGTGGAAGTTTGCCAACGTCAAAGACGGGGTCTTCGCGGAGTACTTCCACGTCAACGACGCGGAAGCGAACCTGACTCCGATTCCGGACGGCATCTCGGACGACGTCGCGGTGTACTGCGCGGACATGCTGTCGACCGGGTTCATGGGAGCCGAGAACGCCGCCATTCCACTGGGAGGGACTGTGGCGGTCTTCGCCCAGGGGCCCGTCGGCCTGATGGCCACGGTGGGAGCGAGACTCCTGGGGGCTGGCCTCGTGATCGCCGTTGAGGGGCGGCCGGACCGGCAGGCGCTCGCCCGGCGGTACGGGGCCGACGAGATCGTGGATCCCGGCTCGGGGAATGTCGTGGAGGAAGTGCTGAGCCTGACCGGCGGGCTCGGAGTCGACTCCGCGATCGAATGCTACGGGGCTCAGGCGACATTCGAGGCGTGCGTGAAGGTGACGCGACCGGGGGGGACGATCTCGAACACGGGCTACTACGGCCACGGTGACTCGGTCGACATTCCGCGCGTCGAGTGGGGCGTCGGTATGGGAGACAAGACGATCCGCGGGGGATTGTGTCCGGGAGGGCGCGTCCGCATGAATCGGCTGCTCCGCCTGATCGAGACCGGCCGGGTCGATCCGAGCCTCATGACAACGCACCGCGTCCCGTTCTCAGAGGTCGACCGCGCGGTCCGGCTGATGGAGACCAAAGAGGAGGGGATCATCAAGCCGTTGATCACATTTGACTGA
- a CDS encoding heavy metal translocating P-type ATPase: MSHSASCDYCGLPVATAASASEPVYCCFGCQFAAGVTRESDGAMDRLSLQGPYARLGISVFCTMNVIMLTMALWAYAENPDTRFAAALADFLRYFAMLFTIPVLVLLGRPLAESATGQLRRGLLSTDLLLLTGVLAASAASILSTFRGNGHVYFEVACVILVLVSLGRWLEAHGRVRASQALDELERLLPDRVLRLEATGDQTEEIPVAEIRAGDRLRVRAGERVAVDATVESGTASVDEQFFTGESVPVLKTVGDELLGGSLNLDGDLVVCARSTAEGGALARLVRQVREARLTRGEHQALADRWSRAFFPIIGLLALATFGVHTWRERWDVGLMNALSVVLIACPCGLALATPLAAWVALGTAARRGVLFRSGEAIERLARTRRVYFDKTGTLTTGQPRVVRFVCENPQDFDLLRNLSVAITQSSTHPFSVAIHEFLEAAGPIPALEGFRTVPGAGLEAVLADGGFVYVGSREWMASQKLAVGPRVQAALADSKGASASHVFVGTTGRGTAAAGVGALFLLEETLRPSVAACLAGLEDLAIGAEVLTGDRRERGEALRRELGIPVRARLLPEQKVEWIRRTGGSAGRGTETDPGVVMVGDGLNDAPALAAASLGMALGCGTDVSRDTADVCLVRDDLAMVPWSIGFARRTVRTMRQNLGWSFGYNGVGVVFAAAGWLHPAIAAALMVVSSLMVLGNSLRLQEGEISPSFPSPLQEGPAGLLRPSEGVEA; encoded by the coding sequence ATGTCCCATTCCGCCTCCTGCGACTACTGCGGGCTGCCGGTCGCCACAGCGGCCTCGGCATCGGAGCCCGTCTACTGCTGCTTCGGATGCCAGTTCGCCGCCGGCGTGACGCGCGAGTCGGACGGGGCCATGGATCGCCTCTCCCTCCAGGGCCCTTACGCCCGCCTGGGGATCTCGGTCTTCTGCACCATGAACGTCATCATGCTCACAATGGCGCTCTGGGCCTACGCGGAGAATCCCGACACGCGATTCGCCGCCGCCTTGGCCGACTTCCTCCGTTACTTCGCCATGCTGTTCACGATCCCGGTCCTCGTCCTCCTGGGCCGCCCCCTGGCCGAGTCGGCGACGGGCCAACTGCGGCGGGGACTGCTCTCGACCGACTTGCTCCTCCTGACCGGCGTGCTCGCGGCCTCGGCCGCCTCGATCCTCTCGACGTTTCGCGGGAACGGCCACGTCTACTTCGAAGTCGCCTGCGTGATCCTGGTCCTCGTCTCTCTGGGACGCTGGCTCGAGGCGCACGGCCGGGTGCGGGCCTCGCAAGCGCTCGACGAGCTCGAACGCCTCCTCCCTGACCGGGTCCTGCGACTGGAGGCGACGGGAGACCAGACGGAGGAAATCCCGGTGGCCGAGATCCGCGCCGGAGACCGTCTGCGGGTCCGCGCGGGAGAACGAGTCGCCGTCGACGCGACCGTCGAGTCGGGCACGGCCTCCGTCGACGAGCAGTTCTTCACGGGCGAAAGCGTCCCGGTCCTCAAGACCGTCGGCGATGAGCTCCTGGGGGGAAGCTTGAACCTCGACGGGGACCTCGTGGTCTGCGCGCGGTCCACCGCCGAGGGAGGAGCCCTGGCACGACTCGTGAGACAGGTCCGGGAGGCGCGGCTTACCCGCGGCGAGCACCAGGCGCTGGCGGACCGCTGGTCGCGGGCGTTCTTCCCGATCATCGGGCTGCTGGCGTTGGCGACCTTCGGCGTTCATACGTGGCGGGAGCGGTGGGATGTCGGGCTCATGAACGCCCTCTCGGTCGTCCTGATCGCCTGCCCCTGCGGCCTGGCGCTCGCCACCCCGCTGGCGGCGTGGGTGGCCCTCGGAACGGCCGCCCGCCGCGGAGTCCTGTTCCGAAGCGGCGAAGCAATCGAGCGGCTGGCCCGGACCCGCCGCGTCTACTTCGACAAGACCGGAACGCTCACGACCGGCCAGCCCCGCGTCGTCCGGTTCGTCTGCGAGAACCCGCAGGACTTCGACCTCCTGCGGAACCTCTCGGTCGCGATCACGCAGTCGTCGACGCACCCCTTTTCGGTCGCGATCCACGAGTTCCTCGAAGCGGCGGGACCGATCCCGGCGCTGGAAGGATTCCGTACGGTCCCCGGGGCGGGCCTCGAAGCGGTTCTTGCCGATGGCGGGTTCGTCTACGTCGGCTCGCGGGAGTGGATGGCGTCTCAAAAGCTGGCGGTCGGACCGCGGGTCCAGGCGGCCCTGGCCGATTCGAAGGGAGCGAGCGCGTCCCACGTCTTCGTCGGAACGACGGGGAGGGGGACCGCGGCCGCCGGCGTCGGGGCGCTGTTTCTCCTGGAGGAGACCCTGCGGCCCAGCGTGGCGGCGTGTCTCGCTGGGCTGGAGGACCTGGCGATTGGGGCGGAAGTCCTGACGGGAGACCGGCGGGAGCGAGGCGAAGCGCTGCGGCGGGAGTTGGGGATTCCAGTCCGGGCCCGGCTCCTCCCCGAGCAGAAGGTCGAATGGATCCGCCGGACGGGCGGGTCTGCAGGGCGAGGAACGGAGACCGATCCCGGTGTTGTGATGGTCGGGGACGGGCTCAACGACGCTCCCGCGCTGGCGGCGGCGTCGCTCGGTATGGCTCTTGGATGCGGGACTGATGTCAGCCGCGACACTGCGGATGTCTGCCTCGTCCGCGACGATCTGGCGATGGTTCCGTGGTCGATCGGCTTCGCCCGACGGACGGTGCGGACGATGCGGCAGAACCTTGGCTGGTCGTTCGGGTACAACGGCGTGGGGGTCGTGTTCGCGGCGGCCGGGTGGCTTCATCCGGCGATCGCCGCCGCCCTGATGGTCGTCAGCAGCCTGATGGTCCTGGGGAACTCACTGCGGCTTCAGGAGGGAGAGATCTCGCCCTCGTTTCCGTCGCCGCTCCAGGAAGGCCCGGCCGGCCTGCTCCGTCCTTCGGAGGGGGTCGAGGCATGA
- a CDS encoding ATP-binding protein gives MEAPSPLSILILEDDPDACENLQDILEFDRHRVTTFPSSRAALASPGLKTADVILLDWKLPDASALELLPILTREAPEADIVIVTGFGDFDRAVLALREGAADYLLKPINPESLRASIGRLSQRRWLAKEKVRSEEMFRHLVEAAPSVILILRRDLQVDYFSPHAERVTGYSAAEITGNGLEPLLTKHDPETVRNVVDELFRQGELWGREAEIVCRDGTHRWLMWNGRVIDDVEGEPALLIVGQDVTEQKQAVEKLVQSERLAAIGEAMAGLAHESRNALQRSQAYLEVLASELEGQPEPLELVARLQKAQNHLHQLYEEVRQYAAPLRPRLAPCAIPRLIEETWANLEHVWRDRDARLSFASPHGPPAVAVDRSMMEQVFRNILENALAACPDPVRVEVRCEEIARPAGPRLRIAVGDNGPGLTVEQKRRIFDPFYTTKTRGTGLGMTLARRIVEAHGGRIGVGDGEGPGAEIIVELPSGK, from the coding sequence TTGGAAGCGCCGTCCCCGCTGTCGATCCTGATTCTCGAGGACGATCCCGACGCCTGCGAAAACCTGCAGGACATCCTGGAGTTCGATCGCCATCGCGTGACGACCTTCCCGTCCTCTCGAGCCGCCCTCGCCTCCCCTGGCCTGAAGACAGCGGACGTCATCCTGCTGGACTGGAAGCTTCCTGACGCTTCGGCCCTGGAGCTCCTCCCCATCCTGACCCGCGAGGCCCCCGAGGCGGACATCGTCATTGTCACCGGTTTCGGCGACTTCGACCGGGCGGTCCTAGCCCTGCGAGAAGGGGCGGCCGACTACCTGCTCAAGCCGATCAACCCGGAGAGCCTGCGGGCCAGCATCGGCCGTCTCTCGCAGCGCCGCTGGCTGGCCAAGGAGAAGGTCCGGTCTGAGGAGATGTTCCGGCATCTCGTGGAGGCGGCGCCGAGCGTGATTCTGATCCTGCGGCGGGACCTGCAGGTCGACTACTTCAGCCCCCACGCCGAACGGGTCACCGGCTACTCCGCCGCCGAGATCACCGGCAACGGCCTGGAGCCGCTGCTGACCAAGCACGATCCGGAAACGGTCCGCAACGTCGTCGACGAGCTGTTCCGGCAGGGGGAGCTATGGGGACGTGAGGCGGAGATCGTCTGTCGCGACGGGACGCACCGCTGGCTGATGTGGAACGGGCGAGTGATCGACGACGTCGAAGGGGAGCCGGCCCTGCTGATCGTGGGCCAGGACGTCACCGAACAGAAGCAGGCGGTCGAGAAGCTGGTCCAGTCGGAGCGGCTGGCCGCCATCGGCGAAGCGATGGCCGGCCTGGCGCATGAAAGCCGCAACGCCCTGCAGCGGAGCCAGGCCTACCTTGAGGTGCTGGCGAGTGAACTGGAGGGGCAGCCGGAGCCGCTCGAACTGGTCGCGCGATTGCAGAAGGCACAGAACCATCTGCACCAGCTTTACGAAGAGGTCCGGCAGTACGCCGCTCCGCTCCGTCCGCGCTTGGCTCCCTGCGCGATCCCGCGGCTGATCGAGGAGACGTGGGCGAACCTGGAGCACGTCTGGCGGGACCGCGACGCCCGGCTGTCGTTCGCGTCACCGCACGGTCCGCCGGCGGTGGCGGTCGACCGGAGTATGATGGAGCAGGTGTTCCGGAACATCCTGGAGAACGCGCTCGCCGCCTGTCCCGATCCGGTCCGGGTGGAGGTCCGGTGCGAAGAGATCGCCAGACCTGCCGGACCGCGTCTGCGGATTGCGGTCGGCGACAACGGCCCGGGCCTGACGGTGGAGCAGAAGCGGCGGATCTTCGACCCGTTCTACACGACCAAGACCCGCGGCACAGGTCTGGGGATGACGCTCGCCCGGCGGATCGTGGAGGCTCATGGGGGGAGGATTGGCGTAGGTGACGGCGAAGGCCCAGGCGCCGAGATTATCGTCGAGCTTCCCAGCGGGAAGTAG
- a CDS encoding sensor histidine kinase, which translates to MDPQRLFARYRELQAYVGWTDGHAEKIRSIGPLVGPHFPRLVEDFYAEIERHPDALKVITGGAAQIERLKGTLVLWLEQLVSGRYDADYVVRRWKIGHRHAEIGLDQVFTNVALSRLRRGLHGVLDEFWTGSVQELLELRVTVNTLIDLDLALIEDAYQTEHFLRQQATERLALIGQVAGGVAHELRNPLNVVKTSVYYLLNAKNPSPEKSVSHLQRIERQVGQAEEVIAALVRFAKMPLPDVGPLEIDKLVDSALALTEVPANIRVVRNCPEGLWAIADADQLRIVLDNLIRNACEAMPNGGTLSLTAGSRPPYLHIDVTDTGTGIEPDNLQRVMEPFYSTKARGIGLGLAMAKALVEKSGGRISVASEAGRGTTFTVGLKARGE; encoded by the coding sequence ATGGACCCTCAACGGCTCTTCGCCCGATACCGCGAACTGCAAGCGTACGTGGGCTGGACCGACGGGCATGCGGAGAAGATCCGATCGATCGGCCCGCTGGTGGGCCCTCATTTTCCCCGGCTGGTGGAGGATTTCTACGCGGAGATCGAGCGGCATCCGGACGCCCTCAAGGTCATCACCGGAGGAGCGGCCCAGATCGAGCGGCTCAAGGGGACGCTCGTCCTGTGGCTCGAGCAGCTGGTCTCCGGCCGGTATGACGCCGACTATGTCGTCCGGCGTTGGAAGATTGGACATCGGCATGCGGAGATCGGGCTGGATCAGGTCTTCACGAACGTCGCCCTCTCACGCCTCCGCCGCGGGCTGCACGGCGTCCTCGACGAGTTCTGGACCGGATCGGTGCAGGAACTCCTTGAACTGCGTGTGACCGTCAATACGCTCATCGATCTGGATCTGGCACTAATCGAGGATGCGTACCAGACCGAGCACTTCCTGCGGCAGCAGGCGACCGAGCGGCTGGCGCTCATCGGCCAGGTGGCGGGTGGGGTTGCTCATGAGCTGCGGAACCCGCTGAACGTCGTCAAGACGTCCGTTTACTACCTGCTCAATGCGAAGAATCCGTCGCCGGAGAAGTCTGTCAGCCATCTGCAGCGGATTGAGCGGCAGGTCGGCCAGGCCGAAGAGGTGATCGCCGCGCTCGTCCGCTTTGCGAAGATGCCCCTTCCCGATGTGGGGCCCCTGGAGATCGACAAGCTGGTCGACTCGGCGCTGGCCCTGACCGAGGTCCCGGCGAATATCCGAGTGGTGCGGAATTGTCCCGAGGGGCTGTGGGCGATCGCCGACGCCGACCAGTTGCGGATCGTCCTGGATAACCTCATCCGCAACGCCTGCGAGGCCATGCCGAACGGCGGAACGCTCTCACTGACCGCGGGGTCTCGCCCCCCATATCTCCACATCGACGTGACCGACACGGGGACGGGGATCGAGCCGGACAATCTCCAGCGCGTGATGGAGCCCTTCTATTCGACGAAGGCCCGGGGGATCGGGTTGGGGCTGGCGATGGCGAAGGCGCTTGTTGAGAAGAGTGGGGGCCGGATCAGTGTTGCCAGTGAAGCGGGGCGCGGGACGACCTTCACGGTTGGACTCAAGGCCCGGGGCGAATGA